One region of Corvus moneduloides isolate bCorMon1 chromosome 1, bCorMon1.pri, whole genome shotgun sequence genomic DNA includes:
- the LOC116447548 gene encoding serpin B10-like, whose product MDALNKANTSFALDFFKQQCQEDGDKNILFSPWSISSALATVYLGAKGNTADQMAKVLHFNKAEGAKNVTTTIRMHVYSRTEESLSNRRACFQKTEVGKSDNIHTGFKALSFEINQSTKNYLLKSVSQLYGEKSLPFSKEYLLLAKRYYSAEPQSVDFVGAADEIRRDINSSVEQQTEGKIQNLLPPGSVDSLTRLVLINALYFKGNWATKFEAEATRQRPFRINMHTTKPVPMMYLRDKFNLNYIEPVQADVLELPYVNNDLSMFILLPSDIAGLQKLERELTFENLSAWTNPELMEKMNMEVYLPRFMLEEKYDLKSTLSRMGIQDAFTEGQADFTAMSKTGDLFLSQVFHKCYLEVNEEGTEAAAASSAALASRSLGATVIFVADHPFLFFIRHNKTKTILFLGRFSSP is encoded by the exons ATGGATGCATTGAATAAAGCAAACACAAGCTTTGCTCTCGACTTTTTCAAACAGCAATGTCAGGAAGATGGTGACAAGAATATATTGTTCTCTCCTTGGAGTATTTCATCTGCCCTGGCTACTGTTTATTTGGGAGCCAAAGGTAACACTGCAGATCAGATGGCAAAG GTACTTCACTTTAACAAAGCTGAAGGAGCCAAAAATGTCACCACAACCATAAGAATGCATGTCTACTCCAGAACAGAAGAGAGTCTATCAAATCGACGTGCATGTTTCCAGAAG ACAGAAGTTGGCAAATCAGACAATATCCATACTGGATTTAAAGCACTCAGCTTTGAAATCAACCAATCCACTAAAAATTACCTGCTTAAAAGTGTCAGCCAGTTATATGGAGAAAAATCATTGCCTTTCAGTAAG GAATACTTACTGTTAGCCAAGAGATATTACAGTGCAGAGCCACAGTCAGTCGACTTTGTGGGAGCAGCAGATGAAATCAGGAGAGACATCAATTCCAGTGTGGAACAACAGACTGAAG GTAAAATCCAAAATCTGCTGCCTCCTGGATCTGTAGATTCACTCACGAGGCTAGTCCTGATAAATGCACTCTACTTCAAAGGAAACTGGGCAACAAAGTTTGAAGCTGAAGCTACCAGGCAGAGACCTTTCAGAATAAACATG CATACAACTAAACCAGTGCCCATGATGTACCTGAGAGATAAGTTTAACTTAAACTACATAGAACCAGTTCAGGCTGATGTTCTTGAGCTTCCATACGTCAACAATGACCTCAGCATGTTTATCCTGCTACCGAGTGACATCGCTGGCTTACAAAAG CTAGAAAGAGAATTGACCTTTGAAAACTTGTCTGCATGGACCAATCCAGAACTAATGGAGAAAATGAACATGGAAGTTTATCTGCCCAGGTTCATGTTAGAAGAGAAATACGACCTCAAATCTACTTTGAGCAGGATGGGCATACAAGATGCCTTCACAGAAGGTCAAGCTGATTTCACAGCAATGTCCAAGACTGGTGATCTGTTTTTGTCACAAGTTTTTCACAAGTGTTACCTGGAAGTCAATGAAGaaggcacagaggcagcagctgccagttcAGCAGCATTGGCATCACGAAGTCTTGGTGCTACTGTTATCTTTGTGGCAGATCAccctttcctcttctttatCAGGCACAACAAGACCAAGACTATCCTCTTCTTGGGAAGGTTTTCTTCCCCGTAG
- the LOC116447555 gene encoding ovalbumin-like → MGSIGPVSTEVCCDIFRELRSQSVQENVCYSPLLIISTLSMVYIGAKDNTKAQIEKAIHFDKIPGFGESTESQCGTSVSIHTSLKDIFTQITKPSDNYSISIARRLYAEEKYPILPEYIQCVKELYKGGLESISFQTAAEKSRELINSWVESQTNGTIKNILQPSSVSSQTDMVLVSAIYFKGLWEKAFKEEDTQTIPFRITEQESKPVQMMSQIGTFKVAEIPSEKCRILELPYASGRLSLWVLLPDDISGLEQLETAITFENLKEWTSSSKMEERKIRVYLPRMKIEEKYNLTSVLKSLGITDLFSSSANLSGISSAESLKVSAAFHEASVEIYEAGSKGVGSSEAGVDGTSVSEEIRADHPFLFLIKHNPSDSILFFGRCFSP, encoded by the exons ATGGGCTCCATCGGTCCAGTGAGCACGGAAGTTTGTTGTGACATATTCAGGGAGCTGAGAAGccagagtgtccaggagaaTGTCTGCTACTCCCCTCTGCTCATCATTTCAACCCTGTCCATGGTCTACATAGGTGCCAAAGATAACACCAAGGCTCAGATAGAAAAG GCTATCCACTTTGATAAAATCCCAGGATTTGGAGAGAGCACTGAATCTCAg TGCGGCACATCGGTGAGCATCCACACTTCACTTAAGGACATCTTCACCCAAATCACCAAACCAAGTGACAATTATTCGATCAGCATCGCCCGTAGACTTTATGCTGAAGAGAAATACCCAATCCTGCCG GAATACATACAATGTGTGAAGGAACTGTATAAAGGAGGTTTGGAATCTATCAGCTttcaaacagctgcagaaaaatccAGAGAGCTCATAAATTCCTGGGTTGAAAGTCAGACAAATG GGACAATCAAAAATATCCTTCAACCAAGCTCCGTGAGTTCACAAACTGACATGGTCCTGGTCAGTGCCATTTACTTCAAAGGATTGTGGGAGAAAGCATTTAAGGAAGAAGACACCCAGACAATTCCTTTCAGAATTACTGAG CAAGAAAGCAAACCTGTGCAGATGATGTCTCAGATTGGTACATTTAAAGTGGCAGAGATCCCTTCTGAGAAATGTAGGATCCTGGAGCTTCCATATGCCAGTGGGCGGCTGAGCCTGTGGGTGCTGTTGCCTGATGACATctctgggctggagcag CTTGAGACCGCAATCACCTTTGAAAATCTCAAGGAGTGGACCAGTTCTAGTAAGATGGAAGAGAGGAAGATTAGAGTTTATCTCCCCCGCATGAAGATTGAGGAAAAATATAACCTTACATCTGTCTTAAAATCCTTGGGTATCACTGACCTGTTCAGCTCATCAGCCAATCTCTCTGGCATCTCTTCAGCAGAGAGCCTGAAGGTGTCTGCAGCGTTCCATGAAGCATCTGTGGAAATCTATGAAGCAGGCAGTAAGGGAGTAGGCTCATCAGAAGCTGGGGTGGATGGCACAAGTGTCTCTGAAGAGATTAGGGCTGACCACCCTTTCCTCTTCTTGATCAAGCACAACCCAAGTGACAGCATCTTGTTCTTTGGCAGATGCTTTTCCCCTTAA